TAAGTAAGCCCCTcctaatccagagtaatccacttgcaatccaaaggaattcacttttaattttaagtaatcaaCTTGTAATACTGGGTAATCCTCTTGTTATCTTAAATAGTCCACTTGTGATAcgcagtaatccacttttaatcctggACAATTCATTTCTAATCATGAGTATTCCACTTGTAATACTAGAAAATCCACTTGCAATTTTAAGTAATCCATTTGTACTTTAAAATAATCCACTTGTTATCCcaggtaatccacttttaatattcagaaatcaacttctaatccagagtaatccacttacAATCCAAAGGAAATCACTTTTAATTGTGAGTAGTCCACTTATAATCCTAGAAAATCCACTTATAATATTAAGTGATCCACTCGTAATCGTgaaaaatccacttgtaatattaAGTAATAGCCTTCTAATCTAGattaatccacttgcaatccacagtaattcacttctaattctcggtaatccacttgtaattttgGGTAATCCATTTGCATACTTGAAAAATCCACTTAGAATATTAATTAATCCACTTCTAATCCTAAGTATTCCACTTGTAAtccttaaaaatccacttttaatcttAATTAATCCATTTGTAATTCGAAATAATCCACTTATTATCccagataatccacttgtaatattcAGTAATCCCCTTCTAAtgcagagtaatccacttgcaatcaaaagtaattcacttctaattctaagtaatccacttgtaatcctgtATAATCCCATTTTAATCCTGGACAATTCACTTCTAATCCTGAGCATTACACTTGTAATCCTAgaaaatccacttgtaatcttaaTTAATGCACTTGTAATGCAGCATAATCCACTTCTAATCCTGGGTGATcaacttataatattaaataagcGTCTTCTAATCCAGCGTAATCCACTTGCAGTCCAAACTAATTCACTTTTATTTCTGataaatccacttgtaatcctggGTAATGCACTTGTATGTCTGAAAAATCCACTTAGAATATTAATTAATCTACTTCTAATCCAGCGTAATCCACTTTCAATTCAAATCAATTCACTTCCAATTCTGAGTTATCTACTTGCAATTTTGAGAAATCCTTTTGTAATCTTAACCCTTAAGTACTAGAACCTCGACATTTTCTGTTCCACCTAGACGGAGTCCAGCAGACCCGAGCaaacttcaaactgaaatatCTCCGTTTAAATAGACTTAACTCTATTTTTTCAATTGTGcacagtagggtggtccaaaaatgcatggcaatattttttgcatgctagagagcAACGATTCCCCCCCATTTATTCCAAatcggaaaaaataaattccctaattttttatttttttatttgaacaggtgccggtttttacttgaagtttcccatgtaaaatgcatgggtaaaaatcacttttttgagttcttaaaataatattttagggtttgaaaaaattggactggaaagtatgggggcctgtagagaattatccaacgaagaatttcatctaacAGATATATGGGTTCGTATTCCTAATACAGCCCCCTGAAtgcctgaaaactacccttaaaaccaaaaatgtccatttttcatgaaatcgctctttgaacactgtattctcgtatttttttacttaaaattattaatattgatctagtggatatattaattatcattggttaattaattttcgattatttaaacaaatggaatttgtttaaataattttttctagaaaattcgttttccccctaaaaattattactattagtctagtagaatatttattaacgttggttaatatatgttttattatttaaacaaatgggatttgtttaaaccatttttttcgaaatttcatttttttaataaaaattattgctattggactatcgtaatatttattaagtttagttcattaattttcaattgctaaaacaaataaaatttctgtaaataatttttttattaaaaattattaatatttcttcagtggaatatttatcaacattgtttgattaattttatttaaaaaaaagtttttatgaaaattattacttaaatattactgacaaattaattattattaaattaagtattatttagttattaattattactgatcaatattccactctatcaacagtaataattttcattttgtgtcaataaatattccactaaaccaatagtaatcatttttagggaaaaaagaatttaaaaaaaattatttaaacaaattccatttgtttaaacaattgaaaatcaataaaccaatgttattaaatattcctctagactagcagtaataattttaagggagaaaaaataaatttttgaaaaaaaaaatttaaacagacagtgctcaaaatgtggatttcatgaagaattgacattttttgttttaagggtagttttcaggtactcgtggggttGTGTtaagggtgtcaaacccatatatatgatacatgaaattcttcgttcgataattctctacaggcccctatactttcccgtcacatttttttaaaccctaaaaaatcattccaaaaactcaaaaaagtgatttttccccatgtattttacatgggaaacttcaaatcaaaaccggcacctgttaaaatcgaaaaaaaaaaattatggaattgctttttttggatttggaatgaaatcaGGGGGATCTTTGccctcttaaaaaattttccccacTATATTACCCCCCTCCACCCTCGTGAACAGCCGTGGAATTTCGACAAACACCCCCACCCCCCAAACTGTCCACgtagtatatggatggccccccTTGCAATAttaagtaatccacttttaatcgaGCGTAATACACTTAAAATACAAAGTAATTTACATTTAACCCtgagtaatccacttgcaatcccaGTTAATAAAATAGTAATCCTGGCTTATCCACTTGTAATATCAATTAAATCAGCGTGGTCCTCTTGCACATCAGTGTAATTCACTTTTAATCCTCAATAATTCACTTGTGATCCTCGGAAATCCACTTGAAATCACACGTGATGCGCTTGTGATCCTCAAAAATTTACTTGTAATCctaagtaatccacttgcaatacAAGGTAATTCATTTCTAATTGTGCGTGAGCCGTTTGTAATATTCAGTAATCAACTTGTAAGACACAGTAATCTACTTCTAATCCAGTGTTACCCATTTTCAATGGTGCCAAATTcacttgaaattttaagtaatccACTTTTATTACTGGAAAATTCACTTCTAATACTGAGTAATGCACTTCTAAGCTTGGGAAATATATTCTCAATCTTAATTCGTCTACTTGTAATGCAGCGCGATCCACTTGTAATCATGCGTAATTCACCTATAATCCTGAGTAATCCGCTTGTGATCCTGTAAAATCTACTTGTAATCTTGAGTAATCCACGATAATCTAGCTGTAATCCTCGGAAAACTACTTATAATCTTATGTAATTTACTAGTTCTCCTaggtaatttttagttaaatccaTTAGGAACTCTAAGTAATCAATTTGTCATTTGCAGTAATCCACAATTAATCCAGGGTAATAAACTTAAAATCCTActgtaattcacttgtaatcttcGGTAATGTCTTTGTAATACACTAGTAATAAACCTGTATTCCtaggtaatccacttgcaatATTAGATAATACCATggtaatccacttgaaatccaCCTGGTATCCCAGGTAATCCACTTGTGACTATAGGGAATACATTTCTTAACCATGGTACTCTAAGAGTAATCTACttttaatattaggtaatccCCTTGCAGTCGACTTGTAATCCACGTGTAATAAACCTGTaatcctctgaaatccatttttaatttaaggtattcaagtaatccagtgtaatccacactgttaattctttttattttacttgaaatccATGGTAATCCAATTGTTATCTACTATAACCCAACTTTAATTCGAGGTAATACACTTGTAGTGACAGATGGTTTGTTTGCAATCCTAGTCAATCCTCCTGTAATACCAGGTAATCCATTTGTTATCTGCAGTAATCCCCTTTTAATCTAGGCTAATACACTTTTAATCATAGATGTAAACTTAGACTAGTTTGTAAATAGTATTATTCTACTTGTAACCAgcagtaatccacttttaatcctgTCTATTTCACTTGTAATCCTAAGTAATCCACGTGTAATCCTTTCTAATCTACTTGTTCTCCTAAGTAAGGCGATTCATCCGACTAATTCCGTGTAATTCTAGTGTAATTCACCGTAAGCAACTTGGATAGAGGACTTACTTATAAGCTAAAGGGTAATCcacctttaaaacctttttactCCACTTTTAATCCTAATTTTTTCTCGCATAGAAGTAATCTAGTGAAATCGACTTGTAATCCCAAACAATCCACTTGTAACTCTGGGTAGTCTACTTATAATTCTGGGTAATCCACTTTTGACCCTAGGTAAACCACTTGCAATAAACagtaatccaaagtaatccagCTGCTATCTAAGCCATTTGTAATCCTAGATATTGAGATTCATCCAAGTAATCTAGTGTACTCCTAGTGTAATCCACCATAATCCACTTGCTATCGTGGATAATCAACGTGTACTCCCAGGCGATCCACTTGTAATCAAAGATGATCCAAGTAATATAGGGCAATTGCCatgaattaatattaaatgattcCCTTGTAAGTCTAAATGATCTCCTTGTAATCCGAAATAATCTAATTGTACTCCAGAGTAATTCAAGGTAATCTTCTTGTTATCTGTAGTAATCCACATAATACAACTAATAAAGTATAATCCTAGTTAATCCATTAGTAATCCTCTATAAGTCACCTCTGCTTAAACgcatttttaaaacttggaattttTCGGCACAGAATTCGACGTCCTCCTGTATTCAACGTTGTACCGAACGGATGGAAAACTCATCAGATTCCTGCAATGGGCGTTCTCAACAATCACGCAACTCTGCCTCAGCGGCCACCAGTGAAAGAGTTTCATTCACTGAGCAAAGTCCCTGAATACAGTCCGGAATATCGACCAGAAGCTGTTATAATCCCATCCTCTCATCGAGGTGGTATTGATGACGACAAAGGACCCATTCACACAATTCCTGCTCCGAATTTAAGTCCTGCTGATAAGCCATACAATCTGGTAGAATCACAAGCATCTGAAAAGAGTCACCATGAGGATAATTTACCGCGAAGGCCATACGAGTCGACTAACATCCATTTTCCAGGTAAAAAAGTTTTTCCGAAACTAAATCGATAATCAAATAAGTAGtatatttcttatatttcccAACAACCCAGCTGCAAACTTTACTTTCGTTTCTAATTTAAACAACTTAACATTTGGATAGCTGAAGGGCAAAAAAAGATCATGATACAACGAAAAATTTGGAACAGAATTGATGCTTCCATCAGAACAATGATAAAAGTGGCGCACACTTAAGTCTGTATTTAAAACGCGATATTGCTTCTTCTATAAGAAGACAATTTCGGATTCAGAAGTCCAGAATCAAGGGTTTGCTGCTTTTTCCCAGTTTACGGTACTatagtttttcaaattaatggaaatttacCAGAAAATTTTGATAACAGTGCTGATGATGCAATAGCTTGATACGCCTAGCTTGAACCAACATTCATTGAAGAGGTGCTTGCCTATCTTGATTTTTTGCTGATTCTTTTTTGAGAGCCCAATTAGTTTATGCCTAAAATGAAGGAAATCATAAGGTGGTCTTTTTACAAATATCTCAAGATCAAAGTAGCTTTCCTTAGAAGCAATCATACAGTCCTTGAAATAAGAATTTAGAAATTGACCGAGACATGCTTCGAGCTTTCATGTGGCTGAATAAGGTATTCATGTCAATCATCAAATGTAGCTCAGGAGGCGTAATTATCTTGAAGAGTGTCATGTCTTAACTACACGTGAATAATATCGGCTAATAGACAGTATCTGTATTTATTATCTTGGTAAACGTATGCACCTCCTGTTTGCCATTTATCATAGTTTTCTATTATTAAGAATCATTCTTGGGGTACCTAGCTCAGTTCCTTTTTCTTTCCATGGCACCAGATACATCGATAGGGACTGCTATGACCATGCGATATGATACAAGTCATAATATTAGCAATTTTAGATCAGCAGCATTGgtatcaccaaaaaaattaatgtttatttctaaCAACTGTAAAAATTCACCAAATTCTCTTCACAGGTCTTCACCAGTCCAAGTATAGAGAGTCTTGTACCCTCAATTATTTGAATCGTTTTGTCCATGCCAAACTTAAGATGCACGTTGAACGATTGCCATTTTCTTCTTATATTTAATTAGGCCTTTTAAATTAGTGTAATAAACAAGAATTTCATCAAAAGTAGATACTCAGGAGGCATTGATTTGCGCCAATAGATTTGGTTTGGATGTGGTTCAATACATTTCTTGGTTTTACTAGCAAAACGAAGTACGAAAGCTATCTCAATGATAGTTTTTCTGGCTGATATTAAATTTACACATTCTTTATGTCCTCCGCAGAGTATtggttcttttttagttttactttCAGCTGGGATTCGGAACAATTTTGAGGATGATCCAGTGTCGTGAGCACGATGCCTTAGTAATATTTTTCCCAAACCTTACATCttccattcttttttcttttattaatagtAAAGTGACTTGgtttgtatattatttgaatatacaaaaagattaaaataacatACAACAACGTGAAAGAAGACCTACCTGAGACAGCATTTGAAGTTTTAGAATATCTTTTCGGTGCTGTAAAACATCTTCTTTagtaaaattccccaattttGGCGTCCTAGCAATATCAAAAACCCTGACAATAGCATGATAACAAGTTTCTTGATCAGGCAATATCACTATTCTCATCTCCCCCTTCTCAAGTCAACAAACATCTCTTTTACACCCAATGAAAACAACGGTCGGTAATCGTCTGTCATCATTGTTAGCACACTTTTTTGCGATTCTCATCATGAGTTGGAGCAACTCTCTGTATTTTAGAAAAGCCTACCTCAACTGCTCTTGAACCTTTTGCACCCTTTCTGGAGTCCCAACTTAaagaattttagcaaaaaaaaaactgtaagaaaGAGCTGTTTTCAGCAATTTAGGAAAGAAATTTGTcattatgaaaaattcttttcaattaaaaattgttatcatttgACACAGTAACGAGCGTAACACAAAGACCAGTGACAAGTGCATCTCCAACTCTGCAATCTCAGCATCAATACGAAGTCACAGAAACGAATGACAACAATATTAAAGATTATCATACGGTACCTCCAGCCTACTACACTCCTGAATATGATTCAAAAAGAGTCTCAACAATCATTAATCCTGAGGTTCAAGCAAACGAAGTCTACCTAAATCATTCTCCCTCCAACACTGGACTTATCGGAACCAACACCATTCAATTCGGACAATTGAGCCTTCCTATGCAAACGAATCTTCACAGTTCCCTCTCAGTTGGTTTCCCAGGAACAGCTAGTCAGGTAACAGTTGGAGGACAACAACTCCCTGACCTGCATGTAGGGCATCCAGCTCCAGCTGGACCTCCTCTCTCAGCCACTCAACTTTACGACTTGTTGAATCATTTCCCCCAACAACTCACTGAACAGTACACAAGTGGTCAACAACCCCAGCTTCAGCAACATATACTTCAGCAACAACTGGGTCAATTCTTCCAAACCGATGCTAATGGTGTGACTAGGTTCTCGCAACCTCAGATGCATTCCTTTAATTATGATGAACAagctaataaaaaaaagaaccaaCGTCCACAGCAGCAAATCCTAATTGGACAAGATTACGGATCTGGTAGAGTCACTGCTGATTACAATTTGGAACCAGAGGCTGCAGGAACAGGGGATGCTAATAGTGTTCTTAGGACGAATGAAGAGTTTAATTATCCAGCTGAGCTCTCGGATCAGCAGGAAAATAACATTGAGTATGAACAGACTTTGAATCAGAGAGGACAGTCGACCTATTATAATAAGGTAAGAGATTCTAGCATTACAATATAAAGAGGCTTTACAGTgatccattttttttctatttcttattcCTAGGATGCTACAAAATGGTCATTCAAATACCGttttattcaaagtaattaaaaaaaaaaaggattctgaACTTCGAGCTGATcgttccaattcagaaaaatttagagaCTTTTGTAGGAAGAGAAAAGTATCTTTGAAAATGAACTCTTGCTTCACTAATTCCAATCAAATTAATAAATCCTCCAAACACGATACATTTAAttctgaagtatttttaaatcccaGAAATTTCTAcatactttgaattatttaaaaacaaattaacttcaaatttacGGTCAAACTgttcaataaatttgtaattctaGAATGTTCcagaatatttgatttaaatatgaCGTCAGAACATTCCAGAACATTCTATAATATTCTACAACATTCTAGAAAAGTCAAGAATATTGCACCATAGAATATTCAAGATTACTATTTTTTAGAACAAAGaatcttaaatgaaattttaagatattctagacaattctaaaatattcagACATTGTAGAATATTCTAGATTCAAGtgcagaaaatttaagaacttccagagaatttaagaaaaagaagattttttaataacaaaaagctCTATCTAGAACATTCTAAAACATTccagaattttctagaaaattccatATCTTTTcagaattctaaacaaatttcaaaacagtctataatattctaaaaaattcaagattaatCCAGATTTTCAGAATGTCTTATAACATTTTTAGCATGCCAGAATTCACAACATTCTAGATTATTCTAGAAAAGTATAATATATTCCAGATTATCACATTAAGAAATTAAAGGATATTGAATAAGATTTCAATtcagcaaattaattttaagttttgaagatttcgaaatatgcCATTAgcaaatctagaagattttactAGActttttttgcaggattttagacaattttagaaaaatggaattatttcgaaagatattttaaagtttaagaaaaattaggaaaaagtgtaaattttaggaggatttaaaaaaatgtaaacaacttctaaatttttgatgattttgaagacaaatttggaagctttttcaagatttttaaagattttaagataatgaACACATTTTATTATGATtcctaacaacatttttaacgattttttatcttcaaacattaattttgagaCTTTTTAaggccaattttttaattttgcagaattacaaaaaaaattaggaaaaattcgaataattttaaaaattcattttgaaggtttgtaagtattttgaaaggtttcaggataataaaaataatttcttaaaatacctaGACAAGTTTTAGTgacattttatgttgaaaaattaattttttaagaaaatatataaagcatttttatttagttacaaatataACCATTAtgtggaaacatttttttgttttatttaaaaaggtttttttactgaaaaaaatcatttttgttaggaaatttatcttttttagttgaaaattcaattttttataaactggtattttttgtgttgaaaattcgattactttggtagaaaaggcatttttcggattaaaaatacaattttttgtgcaaaattcgtatttggtcttaaaaattcaatattttgaaagagAGTTTTATtcattattgactgaaaaatcgttcttagttgaaatattgtatattttgtaaaatcttaaaatttttattgtagaacattaatcttctttatgactatttcacctttttggtggaaaattttattattagactggaaattcctttaaaaatgtaatatttggttgaatattcttgTGTTTTggtataaatcaatatttttggaaaaaaattcatttattggatttaaaattccacaataagaTTCAACATTccttcaagaattaaaaattaggttaaaaagaatttattttgtttaaaatttttattttttggtaaaaattaatctttttggttgaaaatttatttatttagttcaaaatttttttttttcattaaaaactaattttgtaactgaaaatttaagtattcaattttttgtcgaaaatctatctttttaattgacgtttaatcttcttggttaaaaatatatctattttgttgaaaacttatttattttcctctttttggtttgaaaattagtttctctaatataaagattgcaataatttgttgaaacttcatattttttggtttgatcTAGCTACTTCTTATTGAAAACCAAtatgtttttagtgaaaatatcaaTTAGGACAGtcgggaattcatttttttagcgacgattcatcactttggttaaaaaaattcattttcttggttgaaaattaattgttttaaatgcaaatgtaattcctttaaaaatttaaaatttgttagaagATTTATGAGTTTTagtataaattcatctttttggatcaaaattaatttatatcattgaaatttaaactataggtttgaatattgatttaaaaattccaaaattggttcgaaaatcattcattttgtgaaaaaaataacatttttttgcaaaaaaaaaataatctttttgcctggaaatttattttatcagttgaaaattatattttcttcttgaaaactaattttccacatgaaaatttaagtaatccgttttctgtcgaaaatttatcttttttgatagaattttaatcttcttggttgaaagtacatctatttcgttggaaattaatttttttattagaaaatgtatatttttgggttgtaaatcacacttttttgtcaaaaatttcttgtttttatttgaaaattagtcacTTTGAGTTGAGGATTccaataatttgttgaaagttcatatttattgatttaattcagctatttttgattgaaaattaaaatatttttcgtgaaGATATCAGTTATTACACTTgatgagaattcgttttttatcGAGGATTCATCACTTaagttagaaatttattattttaactgtccatttttttgttcaaaatttacctttttgagtattttttgttttccaaaaataattatttcaatttaaataatataataaaattgatgaaaaatattaatttttcacctgttgcaaagatacaacttttgattgagatttgacaaaaaagttacttttgctcgtatattaatgaaaatttattgaattatttatttatttctcctCTTTTTTTAAGGTAAATAACCCCAGCAGTGTATCCTCTCAATTTTACACGACACTTCCAAATAGAGAAGCGGCGGAAAAACTGGCAGCACTCGCAGCTGCTGGTAATGTGAATAGTCACCTTAttggtcaattaaaaaaacaacaagaatTCCAACAAGACGAGCCCGTACCTGAGAATCATAAAGACGAATCTTATCGAGAAAATGAACAACGAGAGGGAGAAGGGGAAAGTTACGATCAGCAGCAACGATTTGAGGACAAATTCAAGCAAACCTACCAACAACAAAAGTTTAGAGAACAACAAATTCGTCAGGAACaggtaattttatataataaacaaacagCAAAATTGTTGGTCCCCGAAAAACTTCAATTGCAACATTTTCTGACTTTTCTCTCATTTTTCGCGGACCAATTTTGCATGTTTCTGCCCATCGATATTTAAAGACCagcatttaaatataattttttatcatatcattttttatgaaCGGAAGAAGATAAACAATTTcatactttcaaaatttattgatttgcacaatttaaacagaaaatattagttttctatcataagagttcaattttcaatccaaaagaacgaatttttaaaaaaagaattaaatttttgacaaaaaaaaatgaatttttaatcaagaagatcaatttcttccaaaaagacgaattttttaacaaattagatacatgtttaactaaaaaaaattgtcaaccaaaaatggaagatataaattttcagttaaaacatgaatgctcaaccaaagagatgaNNNNNNNNNNNNNNNNNNNNNNNNNNNNNNNNNNNNNNNNNNNNNNNNNNNNNNNNNNNNNNNNNNNNNNNNNNNNNNNNNNNNNNNNNNNNNNNNNNNNaaaatagtacaatttttaaccagggaaatgtttgactaaaataatgaattttccatccgaaaagaagtttcaacaaaacagtttaaattttcgtcaaaaaaaatgagtttttatataattcaatttttatcataatgaatgcatttttaaacaaatagttaaattttcagacaacaaaaattttgtctacaaaaagagaaaaaactgaacaaattagtcaaattctcaaccagaagtaggtattttccaataaaataatgaattttaagttcaaaaggtttaattatcaacaaagaattagattttcgttaaaagaaaataatttttaatcaagaagatcaatttcttccaaaaatacgaattttcgacaaaatacatcatttttaactaacgaagttaaattgtcaaccaaacatggaatagttaaattttcagttacataaTTAAtgatcaaccaaagaaatgaattttaaataatatagctCAAATCTTAAACTAACTGTcaactaaaatcattaattttccagttaaaaagacaaattttcaacaaacagttaaatttttgtcggaaaaatgaacttctaacaaaataattcaatttttaattgaaaaagttaatttttaaataattagttaaaatttcagtgaaaaaatcatttttaacaaaatattgacatttttaaccaggagaattttcaagtaaaataatgaatttttcatccaaaatgatgtttcaacaaaacagttaaaattttcgacaaaaaaatgaggttttaactaaatattccgattttcaccataatgaatgaatttttaaacaaatagttaattttccagataaaaaaaaaatatttttcaacaaaaagaaaaaaaataaattgagtaatcaaattttcaatcggaaggaggcattttcaaataaaataatgaatttttaatccaagagggtggattttcaaaaagagttcaattttctacaaaaaaaataactttttaacaaagtaatgaaattatgaacaaaagaaattagttttaaaagaaacagttaaattttaagtaaaaaaaaatttcaacaaaaataaaaaagaattttcaaaatataaaattttcaaccaggaaaatgccgtatttaaataaaataataaatttggaataCAAAAGGaagaacttccaacaaaatagttaaattttcgacagaaaaatgactttccaatcaaataaatgaatttttaaaaaataagggcattttcaaacaaactgttctattttcagtaaaattattattgttcaacaaaaagaatttt
This Belonocnema kinseyi isolate 2016_QV_RU_SX_M_011 chromosome 3, B_treatae_v1, whole genome shotgun sequence DNA region includes the following protein-coding sequences:
- the LOC117170166 gene encoding putative uncharacterized protein DDB_G0288537 — translated: MKSAKWIGWLLAMCVVCFTEARYKIRRPMPPPPPQIYKKSWPIGPRISMGNTVHINSNNYPPKRPPPAHKPNNYRIRRPPVFNVVPNGWKTHQIPAMGVLNNHATLPQRPPVKEFHSLSKVPEYSPEYRPEAVIIPSSHRGGIDDDKGPIHTIPAPNLSPADKPYNLVESQASEKSHHEDNLPRRPYESTNIHFPVTSVTQRPVTSASPTLQSQHQYEVTETNDNNIKDYHTVPPAYYTPEYDSKRVSTIINPEVQANEVYLNHSPSNTGLIGTNTIQFGQLSLPMQTNLHSSLSVGFPGTASQVTVGGQQLPDLHVGHPAPAGPPLSATQLYDLLNHFPQQLTEQYTSGQQPQLQQHILQQQLGQFFQTDANGVTRFSQPQMHSFNYDEQANKKKNQRPQQQILIGQDYGSGRVTADYNLEPEAAGTGDANSVLRTNEEFNYPAELSDQQENNIEYEQTLNQRGQSTYYNKVNNPSSVSSQFYTTLPNREAAEKLAALAAAGNVNSHLIGQLKKQQEFQQDEPVPENHKDESYRENEQREGEGESYDQQQRFEDKFKQTYQQQKFREQQIRQEQENEEYEKRYRQQQRYQQPRQNNNQEDEDDKHPLRIMVPDNNEEYEENKEKSKSGEKVAVNEDYEYENDEPENPDNLNKPTSDEASYEQSAGAEFGTRLKKSGK